A genomic segment from Ignavibacteriales bacterium encodes:
- a CDS encoding glycogen/starch/alpha-glucan phosphorylase, which yields MAKKEPETIFFTDKEDPASFSLSNQFAEHLEFTLVKDRNTATAADAYTALSLAVRDRMVRSWLRTQKTYHDKDAKRVYYLSLEYLMGRVLGNALINLDYYNECRVILDRDGYDLEEITETEPDMGLGNGGLGRLAACYLDSMATLQLPAFGYGIRYEYGIFEQDIENGYQVERADNWLRDGNPWDLLRRSLKYKVQFYGRTDTYDKGNGELGFKWVDTENVLAIAYDVPVPGYKNQTVNNLRLWQAKAAIDFEFSDFNKGNYVESVANKNDSENISKVLYPNDTYVEGKFLRLKQQYFFVSATLQDIIRKYKIAHSTFDKFAEKTSIQLNDTHPVVAIPELMRILIDDENHSWENAWEITSKTFAYTNHTVVPEALEEWSEQIFGELLPRHLQIIYEINRRFLEDVREKYSKDQDVLEKLSIISVGKDKRVRMANLAIVGSFAVNGVAALHTEILKKRIFPDFNKIFPKKFINITNGITPRRWLVSANPLLSQLLIERIGPEWIKDLPQIKKIEKFVDDKDFIEYWQRIKWNNKQVLIEYIEKEHHIKINPDSIFDVQIKRFHEYKRQLLNVFHIITLYNRIKSNPKIKMVPRTIIFGGKAAPAYQAAKMVIKLINCVADVVNNDPDVGDKLKVVFLKNYSVTLAEKIIPAADLSEQVSTAGLEASGTGNMKFALNGALTIGTMDGANVEIREEVGDENIFIFGLLADEVVKLKSNGYNPRDYYEKNVELKKVIDMIATNFFNKKEIGIFDDMIRGLMNVDYYCLFADYQSYIDAQDKVAELYKNKESWTKKSIYNVARSAKFSSDRSVKEYSDKIWKVKPVKVNHK from the coding sequence ATGGCTAAAAAAGAACCAGAGACAATATTTTTTACTGATAAAGAAGATCCGGCAAGTTTTTCACTTTCAAATCAATTTGCAGAGCATCTTGAGTTTACTTTAGTTAAAGATAGAAATACTGCGACTGCAGCAGATGCATACACGGCTCTTTCACTTGCTGTGCGAGACAGAATGGTAAGAAGTTGGTTGCGCACACAAAAAACTTATCACGATAAAGATGCAAAGCGAGTTTACTATCTTTCATTAGAATACCTTATGGGAAGAGTTCTTGGAAACGCACTTATCAATTTAGATTATTACAATGAGTGCCGTGTAATTCTTGATCGTGATGGATATGATCTTGAAGAGATTACCGAAACAGAACCTGATATGGGTTTGGGAAACGGAGGTTTGGGAAGGTTAGCTGCATGTTATCTTGATTCGATGGCTACACTGCAGCTTCCGGCTTTTGGATATGGAATTAGATACGAGTACGGAATTTTCGAACAGGATATTGAAAATGGTTATCAGGTAGAACGGGCAGATAACTGGCTGCGCGATGGGAATCCATGGGATTTGTTAAGAAGATCCCTTAAATACAAAGTTCAATTTTATGGTAGAACAGATACATATGATAAAGGGAATGGTGAACTTGGATTCAAATGGGTTGATACTGAAAATGTTTTAGCAATAGCTTATGATGTTCCTGTTCCCGGTTATAAAAATCAAACGGTAAATAATTTGCGCTTGTGGCAAGCAAAGGCAGCTATCGATTTTGAGTTTTCTGACTTTAATAAAGGTAATTATGTTGAGTCAGTTGCAAATAAAAATGATTCAGAAAACATTTCTAAAGTTTTATATCCAAACGACACCTATGTTGAAGGGAAGTTTTTAAGATTAAAACAGCAATATTTTTTCGTCTCAGCAACTTTACAGGATATCATTAGAAAATATAAAATAGCTCATTCAACATTTGACAAGTTTGCTGAAAAAACCAGTATTCAATTAAATGATACTCATCCGGTTGTAGCTATACCAGAATTAATGCGAATACTTATTGATGACGAAAATCATAGCTGGGAAAACGCATGGGAGATTACTTCTAAAACATTTGCTTATACCAACCACACTGTAGTACCTGAAGCTTTAGAAGAATGGTCGGAACAAATATTTGGAGAACTTCTGCCAAGACATCTTCAAATAATTTATGAAATAAACAGAAGATTTTTAGAAGATGTTAGAGAAAAATATTCTAAAGATCAGGATGTATTAGAAAAACTTTCCATAATATCTGTTGGTAAAGATAAACGCGTAAGAATGGCAAATCTTGCTATAGTTGGAAGTTTTGCTGTTAATGGTGTTGCAGCACTTCATACTGAAATATTAAAGAAAAGAATTTTTCCTGATTTTAATAAAATCTTCCCAAAGAAATTTATTAATATTACTAATGGAATTACTCCAAGAAGATGGCTGGTTAGCGCAAATCCTCTTTTATCACAATTACTAATTGAAAGAATAGGACCAGAATGGATTAAAGATCTTCCTCAAATTAAAAAGATAGAAAAGTTTGTTGATGATAAAGATTTTATTGAGTACTGGCAGAGAATAAAATGGAATAACAAACAAGTATTAATTGAGTACATTGAAAAAGAACATCATATTAAAATTAATCCAGATTCCATTTTTGATGTTCAGATAAAAAGATTCCACGAATACAAACGACAACTGCTGAATGTTTTTCACATCATTACACTTTATAACAGAATAAAAAGTAATCCCAAAATTAAAATGGTTCCACGTACAATTATTTTTGGAGGAAAAGCTGCCCCTGCTTATCAAGCAGCAAAAATGGTAATCAAATTAATTAATTGTGTAGCGGATGTTGTAAATAATGACCCCGATGTTGGTGATAAATTAAAAGTTGTTTTCCTAAAAAATTACTCGGTTACACTTGCAGAAAAAATTATTCCTGCCGCAGATTTATCGGAGCAAGTTTCCACAGCAGGATTAGAAGCTTCCGGTACAGGTAATATGAAGTTTGCGCTCAACGGTGCTCTTACAATTGGAACAATGGATGGAGCCAATGTTGAGATTAGAGAAGAAGTTGGCGATGAAAATATTTTTATTTTTGGTTTGCTAGCTGATGAAGTGGTGAAACTTAAATCTAATGGTTATAATCCAAGAGATTACTACGAGAAAAATGTAGAATTGAAAAAAGTTATTGATATGATAGCAACAAACTTTTTTAATAAAAAAGAAATTGGAATTTTTGATGATATGATTCGCGGCTTGATGAATGTTGACTATTATTGCCTGTTTGCTGATTATCAATCCTACATTGATGCTCAGGATAAGGTTGCCGAATTGTATAAGAATAAAGAATCTTGGACGAAAAAATCTATTTATAATGTAGCACGCTCAGCAAAATTTTCAAGTGACAGATCTGTAAAGGAATACTCAGATAAGATTTGGAAAGTAAAACCTGTAAAAGTTAATCATAAATAA
- a CDS encoding response regulator, translating into MKILFLLFWISNVGIFAQNTDLNFQHITSEEGLSANTVTRITQDRKGFLWIGTYEGLNRYDGYNFKVFKHNPDNTTSIGANPVYSIFEDRTGTLWIGTFDGGLNKFDRDKETFTRFVSKENNQKSLSNNKVYAICEDKNSYLWVGTANGLNKFDKKNNKFIRYFQDTSDQNSLSSSIISSLIYDDKINVLWIGTKSGGLTKFDISQNKFYHYQPDENNPYSISENFINCLFKDASGVLWLGTYGGGLNKFDEKENKFIVYKKSGGHHYIPTDFVLSVGEDDSGNLLLGTYENGLIILDPNTNKFVSYHHNSADPESIGDNMVQDIYKDNRGLIWLATWTNGINKIINDKKFKHYKHEPQNPNSLSGNSVTSICEDRNGILWIGTELNGLNRLDMKSGDFTNYVHNPNNKYSITSDGVSDIKEDRDGNLWIVTDGYGFCRFDKKSNGFIRYHNNPLDSNSLPIDQVSVLIEDKNGDLLIGTFGAGLIKYDKKKNTFTKIKYNPDEPDDITSAGIYTLYEDKNGIIWIGTYSNGLFIYDRKSGKSKWYYNIPGDIESICDNIVSSILISKDGSIWIGTSNGLNKLDPLSGKFKRITESDGLPNNTIYGMLEDNSGNLWISTNKGLSRFNSIQGSFRNYTKADGLQSDEFNQWACYEGKIGNMYFGGINGFNSFNPREIKDSDFKPPIILTNLSLFNKNVQIGYDTRLKRTILTNALNQTNELQLTREDYVFSIEFAALDFSVPQNIRYAYKMEGFDKDWTYVNSDRRFATYTDLSPAVYIFKIKSTNSDGIWNEPGRSLLINIHPPWWKTGWALTAYGIILILFLYLIRTYDLKRQRLRHQLELEHEHAEKLEEIDRIKSRFFANISHEFRTPLTLILGPVEQILSSNLSEVITKNAKLIKKNANNMLNLINQLLDLSKIDSGRLKLITSKQNIIPFLKGMVMSFESLATMNSIKLNLNYSTDELMMYFEREKLDTILKNLLSNAFKFTPNGNEISVSVVKIDEKNVEIKVRDTGIGISERELPKVFDRFYQVNSGHTREHEGTGIGLALVKELVELHHGFISVDSKLGDWTEFKIILPLGKEHLDPNEIVEPENKYETEKLVIDKSEFIRSSVDSHFEENNHFNKNIILVVEDNDDVREFIKDSLGNDYHFEEAENGEEGLKKAVEIIPDLIISDVMMPIMDGNDMTRRLKSDQKTSHIPIILLTAKSGQKNKIEGLETGADDYLTKPFDAKELHIRIKNLINLRKKLQETYSTDKIMAVPKSKYKLKGIDVQFMDRMLKVIEEHISEEEFTIENFGNEVGMSRSQMFRKIKALTGKSCSVYLRSVRLAKAKVMLQNREANISEIAYSVGFGSPSYFAHCFKEEYGYAPSEIVK; encoded by the coding sequence GTGAAAATATTATTTCTTTTATTTTGGATATCGAATGTTGGCATTTTTGCTCAGAATACAGATCTCAATTTCCAGCACATCACTTCTGAGGAAGGACTTTCTGCGAATACAGTTACACGCATTACCCAGGACCGAAAGGGCTTTTTATGGATTGGCACCTATGAAGGATTAAATAGATACGATGGTTATAATTTTAAAGTATTTAAACATAACCCGGATAATACTACTAGCATTGGTGCCAATCCTGTTTATTCCATATTTGAAGATAGGACCGGGACACTTTGGATAGGAACTTTTGATGGAGGATTAAACAAATTTGATCGTGATAAAGAAACATTCACTCGATTTGTTAGTAAAGAAAACAACCAAAAATCATTGAGCAATAATAAAGTTTATGCAATCTGTGAGGATAAAAATAGTTATCTCTGGGTTGGCACCGCAAACGGATTAAATAAGTTTGATAAAAAAAACAATAAGTTCATACGCTACTTTCAGGATACTTCAGATCAAAACTCATTAAGTTCCAGTATCATTTCATCATTAATTTATGATGATAAAATTAATGTTCTTTGGATAGGTACTAAAAGTGGCGGACTTACCAAATTTGATATATCTCAAAATAAATTTTACCATTATCAACCTGATGAAAACAACCCTTATAGTATTAGTGAAAATTTTATTAATTGTCTATTCAAAGATGCTTCAGGTGTTTTATGGCTGGGAACATATGGTGGCGGATTAAACAAGTTTGATGAGAAAGAGAATAAATTCATAGTTTACAAAAAGAGTGGCGGGCATCACTACATTCCTACGGATTTTGTTCTATCAGTTGGTGAGGATGATTCGGGCAATTTACTATTAGGTACATACGAAAATGGTCTAATAATTTTAGACCCTAACACAAACAAATTTGTCTCTTACCATCATAATTCCGCGGATCCTGAAAGTATAGGGGATAATATGGTTCAGGATATTTACAAAGACAATAGAGGATTGATTTGGCTTGCGACCTGGACAAACGGCATTAATAAAATTATTAATGATAAAAAGTTTAAGCATTATAAACACGAACCCCAAAATCCGAACAGCTTAAGCGGTAATAGCGTTACTTCAATATGCGAAGATAGAAACGGAATTTTATGGATAGGAACAGAACTTAATGGATTGAACCGGCTTGATATGAAAAGCGGCGACTTTACAAATTACGTACATAATCCAAATAATAAATACAGCATAACTTCAGATGGTGTTTCAGATATTAAAGAAGACAGAGATGGTAATCTCTGGATTGTTACGGACGGTTATGGTTTTTGTAGATTCGATAAAAAGAGTAATGGATTTATACGCTACCATAACAACCCGTTAGATAGTAACAGTCTGCCGATAGACCAGGTATCAGTTTTAATTGAAGATAAAAATGGTGATCTGCTAATAGGAACTTTTGGTGCAGGTTTAATAAAGTATGATAAAAAGAAAAACACATTCACAAAAATCAAATACAATCCTGATGAACCCGATGACATCACATCAGCAGGCATTTATACTTTGTACGAAGATAAAAACGGAATAATATGGATTGGTACTTACAGCAATGGCTTATTTATTTATGATAGGAAATCAGGTAAATCAAAATGGTACTATAACATTCCCGGTGATATAGAAAGCATCTGTGATAATATTGTATCTTCAATTTTAATAAGCAAAGATGGTTCTATATGGATTGGTACATCAAATGGATTGAACAAGTTAGATCCTCTATCAGGAAAGTTTAAAAGAATTACAGAATCTGATGGCTTACCCAATAATACAATTTACGGAATGTTGGAAGATAATTCTGGAAACCTTTGGATAAGTACAAACAAAGGATTATCAAGGTTTAACTCTATTCAAGGTAGTTTTAGAAATTACACTAAGGCTGATGGACTTCAATCTGATGAGTTCAATCAATGGGCCTGTTATGAAGGTAAAATCGGCAACATGTATTTTGGTGGAATAAATGGATTCAATTCATTCAATCCCAGAGAGATTAAAGATTCCGATTTTAAACCGCCAATAATTCTAACAAACTTATCGCTGTTTAATAAAAATGTTCAAATTGGTTATGATACCAGATTAAAGCGCACAATTTTGACAAACGCTTTAAATCAAACTAATGAACTTCAATTAACACGCGAAGATTATGTTTTTTCAATAGAATTTGCTGCTTTGGATTTTAGTGTTCCGCAAAACATTCGTTATGCTTACAAGATGGAAGGATTTGATAAAGATTGGACTTATGTAAATTCAGATAGACGATTTGCAACGTATACTGATCTTAGTCCAGCTGTTTACATATTCAAAATTAAGAGTACAAATTCAGATGGTATTTGGAATGAACCAGGAAGAAGCCTTCTTATTAATATTCATCCACCATGGTGGAAAACTGGCTGGGCATTAACTGCTTACGGAATCATTTTAATACTTTTTTTATATTTAATTAGAACATATGATTTAAAACGACAGCGTCTTAGACACCAACTGGAATTGGAACATGAGCACGCAGAAAAACTGGAAGAAATAGACAGAATAAAATCCAGATTTTTTGCAAATATATCTCACGAGTTTAGAACACCGCTAACATTAATACTTGGACCGGTAGAACAAATTCTCTCTTCTAATTTGAGTGAAGTGATAACAAAAAATGCAAAACTTATAAAGAAGAATGCAAACAATATGCTCAACCTTATTAATCAATTATTAGATCTTTCTAAGATTGATTCTGGTAGACTTAAACTAATCACTTCAAAACAAAACATAATTCCGTTTCTAAAAGGTATGGTTATGTCATTTGAATCACTTGCCACTATGAATTCAATTAAACTTAACCTTAATTACTCTACAGATGAATTGATGATGTATTTTGAGAGAGAAAAATTGGATACGATCCTTAAAAATTTATTATCCAATGCATTCAAATTCACCCCTAACGGAAATGAGATATCCGTATCAGTTGTAAAGATTGATGAAAAAAATGTTGAAATAAAAGTTAGAGATACCGGAATTGGAATATCAGAACGTGAACTTCCTAAAGTATTTGATCGTTTTTATCAGGTTAATAGTGGCCATACTCGAGAACATGAAGGTACTGGCATCGGATTAGCGTTAGTTAAAGAACTGGTGGAACTTCACCACGGTTTTATATCTGTTGATAGTAAACTAGGTGATTGGACTGAGTTTAAAATAATACTTCCCCTTGGTAAAGAGCATCTCGATCCAAATGAGATTGTTGAACCAGAAAATAAATATGAAACTGAAAAATTAGTTATTGATAAAAGTGAGTTTATTCGATCATCGGTTGATAGCCACTTCGAAGAAAACAATCATTTTAATAAAAATATAATTCTTGTAGTTGAGGATAATGATGATGTAAGAGAATTTATTAAAGATTCACTTGGCAATGATTATCATTTTGAAGAAGCTGAAAACGGAGAAGAGGGTCTTAAAAAAGCTGTGGAAATTATTCCCGATTTAATTATTAGTGATGTGATGATGCCCATTATGGATGGTAATGATATGACGCGCAGGTTAAAATCAGATCAGAAGACAAGTCATATTCCAATTATTTTACTAACAGCAAAATCAGGACAAAAAAATAAAATTGAAGGATTAGAAACAGGAGCAGATGATTACCTTACAAAACCATTCGATGCGAAAGAACTTCATATCAGAATAAAAAATCTGATTAATCTTAGAAAAAAACTGCAGGAAACATACAGTACTGATAAAATAATGGCTGTTCCAAAATCAAAATATAAACTGAAAGGAATAGATGTTCAGTTTATGGATCGAATGTTAAAAGTAATAGAAGAACATATTTCTGAAGAAGAATTTACAATTGAGAATTTTGGTAACGAAGTTGGAATGAGCCGTTCTCAAATGTTTAGAAAAATTAAAGCTTTAACAGGTAAATCGTGCAGCGTTTATTTAAGGTCTGTAAGATTAGCAAAAGCTAAAGTTATGTTGCAAAATCGTGAGGCAAATATTTCAGAAATTGCATATTCTGTTGGATTTGGAAGTCCTTCATATTTTGCCCATTGTTTTAAAGAAGAATACGGTTATGCACCAAGCGAAATTGTGAAGTAA
- a CDS encoding TerB family tellurite resistance protein, with protein MFLDNESSKIESARSSNSNLQNSKVEVAACALFIEMAKADGEYSDEERNYIISEMRTTFSLDDESVNDLMQLAEQRIKESVSLYEFTGVINNTFSQEEKIQLIESLWRLIYKDQKLSEYEDHLMKRIAGTINVEHKQIINAKLWVKQQMGLK; from the coding sequence ATATTTCTGGATAATGAATCTTCTAAAATAGAGAGCGCAAGAAGTTCAAATTCAAATTTACAAAACAGCAAAGTTGAAGTTGCAGCCTGTGCGTTATTTATTGAAATGGCAAAAGCTGACGGTGAATATAGTGATGAGGAAAGAAATTATATCATATCAGAAATGAGAACTACTTTTAGTCTAGATGATGAATCTGTTAATGACTTGATGCAGCTAGCCGAACAAAGGATTAAAGAAAGCGTTAGTTTGTACGAATTTACTGGTGTAATTAATAATACATTTAGTCAAGAAGAAAAAATTCAACTGATCGAAAGTCTTTGGAGACTAATTTATAAAGATCAAAAACTCAGTGAGTATGAAGATCATCTTATGAAGCGTATTGCTGGTACGATCAACGTAGAGCACAAACAAATCATAAACGCAAAACTCTGGGTTAAACAACAAATGGGATTAAAATAA
- a CDS encoding VOC family protein, which translates to MPEQELDIHLTVANLDKALAFYRDLLGFQVTARFGKNAVFLSSGNYHHHIGLNTWAGENATPAPEGHTGLYHYAILYPSREDLARAFKRVWEANYPLEGASDHGVSESIYIKDPDGNGIELYCDKLVEQWPKDEDGNLVMVTKPLDIPDLLNELNKM; encoded by the coding sequence ATCCCAGAACAAGAATTGGACATACATTTAACTGTTGCTAATCTTGATAAGGCATTAGCTTTTTATAGAGACTTACTTGGTTTTCAAGTAACTGCAAGGTTTGGAAAGAATGCAGTATTTCTTTCGTCAGGTAATTATCATCATCACATTGGATTAAACACATGGGCTGGTGAAAATGCGACTCCCGCTCCTGAAGGGCATACAGGTCTTTATCATTATGCAATTTTATATCCATCGAGAGAAGATCTTGCAAGAGCATTTAAGCGAGTTTGGGAAGCTAATTATCCGCTTGAAGGTGCTTCTGATCATGGAGTTTCTGAGTCAATTTATATTAAGGACCCTGATGGAAACGGTATTGAATTGTATTGTGATAAACTAGTTGAACAATGGCCAAAAGATGAAGATGGGAATTTAGTAATGGTTACAAAACCCTTAGATATTCCCGATTTGCTAAATGAATTAAATAAAATGTGA
- a CDS encoding T9SS type A sorting domain-containing protein, with protein MKTLFGKLVLILAILILTSSISAQWRLAQAPVKVDLNSGVQLTDTKAFVVGDNGIMLTTNNRGSTWMKIDLGVQSNLNSLKFIDDYTGFVVGDNGLILKTVSRWRDPEVLSVSSNYYNKDVSFSNELNGIVVGYKYLITPESPLSYATILVTHDGGLTWTDKSPMLTGKFNSVISFDKDKAIVVGDAGLVGFSNDRGENWYFRKLTTSNLNSVKVCKTTGLKIIVGDNGALFICKEEDRYRWIDCSISRFYDINSICQKDNNVFVIAGTKRSSLDNNIIDRSVILESKEISGHWSEVFTTYAGKLNSVHFCNRNSALAVGQKGTIAIYERVSIQDPIICSDSPKEILTQNYPNPFNPSTLISFKLPEQTNVELKIYDILGNEVATLINESKAAGNYEVEWNASNLPSGVYVYNLRVGSNVQMKKMLLLK; from the coding sequence ATGAAGACTTTATTTGGTAAACTCGTTTTAATATTGGCGATACTTATTTTAACATCAAGTATCAGCGCACAATGGAGACTTGCTCAAGCTCCGGTAAAAGTAGATCTTAATTCTGGAGTTCAACTAACTGATACAAAGGCATTCGTGGTGGGAGATAACGGAATAATGCTTACCACCAACAACAGAGGATCCACGTGGATGAAAATCGACCTAGGTGTTCAATCCAACTTAAATTCATTGAAATTTATTGATGACTATACAGGATTTGTTGTAGGGGATAATGGGTTGATATTAAAAACAGTTTCACGTTGGAGAGACCCGGAGGTATTATCTGTTTCTTCAAACTATTATAATAAAGATGTATCATTTTCAAATGAGCTTAATGGAATTGTGGTGGGATATAAATACTTAATAACACCAGAATCTCCATTATCATACGCTACAATATTAGTTACTCACGATGGCGGATTAACCTGGACAGACAAATCACCGATGCTTACCGGTAAATTCAATTCAGTAATCAGTTTTGATAAAGATAAAGCGATTGTCGTAGGTGACGCAGGTCTTGTTGGGTTCTCAAATGATCGGGGTGAAAATTGGTATTTCCGAAAACTCACCACTTCTAATTTAAATTCAGTTAAGGTTTGTAAAACAACAGGATTAAAGATTATTGTTGGAGATAATGGAGCATTATTTATATGTAAAGAGGAGGATAGATATAGATGGATAGATTGCTCAATTAGCAGATTCTATGATATTAATAGTATTTGTCAAAAAGATAATAATGTTTTTGTGATTGCTGGTACTAAAAGATCATCTCTTGATAATAATATAATAGACCGATCAGTGATTCTTGAATCTAAAGAAATTAGTGGCCACTGGAGCGAGGTTTTTACTACATATGCTGGTAAATTAAACTCGGTACATTTTTGCAATAGGAACTCTGCACTTGCTGTAGGGCAAAAAGGTACAATAGCAATATATGAAAGAGTTTCAATTCAAGACCCAATTATTTGTAGTGATTCTCCAAAAGAAATTTTAACTCAAAATTATCCAAATCCATTTAATCCTTCTACTTTAATAAGTTTTAAACTTCCAGAGCAAACTAATGTTGAGCTTAAAATTTATGATATTCTTGGAAATGAAGTTGCAACTCTTATAAATGAATCTAAAGCTGCTGGTAATTATGAAGTAGAATGGAATGCTTCGAACTTACCCAGTGGAGTTTATGTTTATAACTTAAGGGTTGGTTCTAATGTCCAAATGAAAAAAATGCTGCTGCTCAAATAA
- a CDS encoding endonuclease gives MYKKFLIAALLITLKLNAQVSISADSITFPQIFTSSADSFYVYIHNNNTQLADIKIINTKSVYSISDTLLSIPGDDSLVVWIKYKPNQNVIDEDLIFLTSDDSSVGSVVRLSGSGKFGDIYDATTFNLYDAQLKTVLTQLVSGHTSLGYDLARDKMFMEFDNQKVNGQGATQNTLECVYTGRLAVGYTSRTDAQGTNYNFNTEHTWPQSNFGSNEPMKSDLYHLYPTDITANSKRDNNPFGKVVSSITWQVGGSKLGRNSLNEIVFEPRDVHKGDVSRSMFYFITRYPVNYGNFLNATQESVFREWNKLDPVGVVESNRNNAIALLQSKRNPFIDHPEFVDRIYSFITNNSHPIFAQIDVLPLKVICDSTLVNHSTSRQIYIANSGSALLVVDSISISDPRFTIAANNISIEPYSYSKVSLQFNPDSIRNYNAQLNVFSNAGMKSIALIGFGKDNAVDVKDEISSPLVFSLEQNYPNPFNPSTIIGYQLPSNDNVSLIIYDVLGNEVATPVNEYKTAGNYEINFNASSLSSGIYFYQLRLGNYLETKKMMFLK, from the coding sequence ATGTACAAAAAATTTTTAATTGCTGCGCTTCTCATCACACTTAAATTAAATGCACAAGTTTCTATTAGTGCAGACTCAATTACTTTCCCTCAAATATTTACTTCAAGTGCAGATAGTTTTTATGTTTATATACATAACAATAATACCCAATTAGCGGATATTAAAATTATTAACACAAAAAGTGTTTACAGTATATCGGATACTCTTCTTTCGATTCCAGGAGATGATAGCTTAGTTGTTTGGATAAAGTATAAGCCAAATCAAAATGTTATAGATGAAGATTTAATTTTTCTTACAAGTGATGATAGTAGCGTGGGTTCCGTTGTTCGATTGTCAGGATCTGGAAAATTTGGCGATATTTATGATGCAACTACTTTTAATCTCTATGATGCTCAACTTAAAACCGTTTTAACTCAACTAGTAAGCGGTCACACCTCTCTTGGATATGACTTAGCTCGCGATAAAATGTTTATGGAATTTGATAATCAAAAAGTTAATGGGCAGGGTGCAACGCAAAATACACTTGAATGCGTTTACACAGGAAGACTTGCGGTAGGCTACACCAGCAGAACAGATGCTCAAGGAACCAATTATAACTTTAATACTGAGCACACTTGGCCGCAATCTAATTTTGGTTCAAACGAACCGATGAAATCGGATCTTTATCATTTATACCCAACTGATATTACAGCAAATTCTAAGCGAGACAATAATCCTTTCGGAAAAGTTGTTTCAAGTATTACCTGGCAAGTTGGAGGAAGTAAACTTGGGCGAAATAGTTTGAATGAAATAGTATTTGAACCGCGCGATGTTCACAAGGGTGATGTAAGTCGTTCTATGTTTTATTTTATTACCCGTTATCCAGTTAATTATGGTAATTTTTTAAACGCAACTCAAGAAAGCGTTTTTAGAGAATGGAATAAACTTGATCCGGTTGGTGTTGTTGAATCAAATCGAAATAATGCAATTGCGTTGTTGCAATCAAAAAGGAATCCATTTATAGATCACCCAGAATTTGTTGATAGGATTTATAGTTTTATTACAAATAATTCTCACCCTATTTTTGCTCAGATAGATGTTTTGCCTCTGAAAGTAATTTGTGATTCTACTTTGGTTAATCATTCTACATCAAGACAAATATATATTGCAAATAGCGGAAGCGCTCTATTAGTTGTTGATTCAATTTCGATTTCTGATCCAAGATTTACAATTGCTGCGAATAATATTTCTATCGAGCCATATTCTTATTCAAAAGTATCTTTGCAGTTTAATCCGGATAGCATAAGAAACTATAATGCACAACTTAATGTATTTTCAAATGCTGGAATGAAATCAATTGCTCTAATCGGTTTTGGAAAAGATAATGCCGTAGATGTTAAAGATGAGATATCATCACCATTAGTATTTTCTTTAGAGCAAAACTATCCAAATCCATTTAATCCATCTACTATTATAGGTTATCAGTTACCATCAAACGATAATGTAAGTTTAATTATTTATGATGTGTTAGGAAATGAAGTTGCAACTCCTGTAAATGAATATAAAACTGCAGGTAATTATGAGATTAATTTTAATGCTTCAAGTCTTTCATCAGGAATTTATTTCTACCAATTAAGATTGGGTAATTATTTAGAAACAAAGAAGATGATGTTTCTAAAATAA
- a CDS encoding glutathione peroxidase, giving the protein MNKNISSISVKDIDGKSVNLFDYKGKVLLIVNVASYCGYTKQYSGLEEIYKKYKDKGFEILAFPCNQFGEQEPGTNEEIKNFCSSKFDVTFKLFDKIDVNGKDKSPLYSVLTDNEVTGKSDIKWNFEKFLIDKNGNVVSRYSSKVEPKSKELTSAIEKELAR; this is encoded by the coding sequence ATGAACAAAAATATAAGCAGTATTTCTGTAAAAGATATTGATGGAAAATCGGTTAATCTTTTTGATTATAAGGGTAAAGTTTTATTGATTGTTAATGTTGCAAGCTATTGCGGCTATACAAAACAATATTCCGGTTTAGAAGAAATTTATAAAAAGTATAAAGATAAAGGATTTGAAATTCTTGCTTTCCCCTGTAATCAGTTTGGCGAACAAGAACCCGGAACAAATGAAGAGATTAAAAACTTCTGTTCTTCAAAATTTGATGTAACATTTAAATTGTTTGATAAGATTGATGTAAATGGTAAAGACAAATCACCACTATATTCTGTTTTAACTGATAATGAAGTAACAGGCAAATCAGATATTAAGTGGAATTTTGAAAAGTTTTTAATTGATAAGAATGGAAATGTTGTTTCAAGATATTCGAGTAAAGTAGAACCCAAAAGCAAAGAATTAACATCCGCTATTGAAAAAGAATTAGCAAGATAA